From Dioscorea cayenensis subsp. rotundata cultivar TDr96_F1 chromosome 22, TDr96_F1_v2_PseudoChromosome.rev07_lg8_w22 25.fasta, whole genome shotgun sequence, a single genomic window includes:
- the LOC120252756 gene encoding lysine-specific demethylase JMJ703-like isoform X3 — translation MAGGASSSTQNLMDIGENERFKKSLRWKPWLNYSQPNDSLEGESESEPVVQDAPSVSCLPKGILHGCVKCENCQKVMARWRPENASRPILDEAPVFYPTEEEFKDLFKYISSIRLSAEPYGICRIVPPPSWRPPCPLKEKNVWENSKFPTHIQQLHKLQNHDSAKTICRDHSTVRKKRQKLWKSGAKFWHTSGNNGNAIDVKKPDYHNDERFGFEAGPCFTLESFQRYADDFKEQYFRTEDEDIDLGSRQWEPSVANIEGEYWRIVESPTEEIEVLYGSELDTGDFGSGFPKSSFASVESQVDERYLKSSWNLNNSPRLPGSVLSYENESISGILVPWLYIGMCFSSFCWHVEDHHLYSLNYLHWGAPKIWYGIAGRDALKLEAAMKKHLLCLFEEQPNLLYKLATQFSPTLLKMEGVPIYRCVQNSGEFVLTFPRAYHSGLSCGFNCAEAVNVAPFDWLPHGHCAIELYREQQRKISISHDKLLLGAAAEAVRAQWDVLLVAKDIADNSIWKDACGLDGILVKALKARIELERLAREYLCSASRSGKMTDVFIANKERECVVCHYDLYLSVVGCPCSPDRFACLIHAKELCSCAWKTRFFLFRYEISELNVLLDALVGKLSAIHRWGSSQLGLSAVSKPFVIDPLRRIKGMNEKPVTEGSSTGSQLSDKTFMMQADSLEEPKRKVYRALSSGDSTVAVGAHSLSCQHPESVVEKPCPQSRSMTGVVEDQIIQATGRSSDLKSSGLNLHFQEVHRKVPAAEGIIILSDDEDEGDNEVLSSVTKKEWKSLEAPARLPRLYKVTSSGSEGVNINQIPKSTASEVSLNVRDSLPNQHIVDRHSTSIFLAARDHQNGATQPEELSNLNNPEILRSLNQTRSHMKPVTTHNQEHASHAALISDATEEDIVNIVGESDKAEISCFLHCVGEGERVSLEGKESESSSTSILPSGLNRGNHLVKDSCMAEVLPRINCNVKPLEYGVVMSGKLWSSSQSIFPKGYRSRVQYLNILDPTQMCDYISEILDAGLLGPLFMVTLEQCPSEVFIHVSASKCWELVRERVNSEISRQRIMGRFNLSSLEPLESIDGLKMFGLTSPDIIQAIEARDHEHVCTKYWQSKASRRLISREYEHSHDREESSQSPSLPSGNNVVLTGLFKKANPEELDVLFCLINGIGDGISDPHKQEAVKLLIKEIRGRSR, via the exons ATGGCTGGAGGAGCATCTAGTTCAACGCAGAACCTGATGGATATTGGCGAGAATGAGAGGTTCAAGAAGTCACTGCGCTGGAAACCTTGGCTGAATTACAGCCAGCCCAATGATAGCTTGGAAGGAGAATCTGAATCAGAGCCAGTTGTCCAA GATGCACCTTCAGTTTCTTGCTTGCCTAAAGGGATTCTTCATGGGTGTGTAAAATGCGAAAATTGTCAAAAG GTTATGGCAAGATGGCGTCCAGAAAATGCAAGCAGACCAATTCTTGATGAAGCTCCTGTGTTTTATCCTACTGAAGAG GAGTTCaaagatttatttaaatatatttcaagcATAAGGCTATCTGCAGAGCCATATGGAATATGCCGTATTGTCCCTCCCCCATCCTGGAGGCCTCCTTGTCCtctcaaggaaaaaaatgtaTGGGAAAATTCAAAGTTTCCTACTCACATTCAGCAATTGCATAAACTTCAAAATCATGATTCTGCAAAGACAATCTGCAGAGATCATAGCACTGTGAGGAAAAAAAGGCAAAAGCTCTGGAAATCTGGTGCAAAATTCTGGCACACTAGTGGAAATAATGGAAATGCTATTGATGTTAAAAAGCCTGATTACCATAATGATGAGAGGTTTGGCTTTGAAGCCGGTCCATGTTTTACTTTGGAATCGTTTCAGAGGTACGCAGATGACTTCAAGGAGCAATATTTTCGAACTGAGGATGAAGATATAGATCTGGGATCTAGGCAGTGGGAACCATCAGTAGCAAATATTGAGGGTGAGTATTGGCGGATAGTTGAAAGTCCAACAGAAGAAATTGAG GTTCTCTATGGCTCTGAGCTGGATACAGGAGATTTTGGCAGTGGTTTTCCTAAATCATCTTTTGCTTCTGTGGAATCCCAAGTGGATGAACGGTATTTGAAGTCAAGCTGGAACTTAAACAATTCCCCCCGGCTTCCTGGCTCTGTCCTCTCTTATGAAAATGAAAGCATTTCTGGTATTTTAGTTCCTTGGTTGTACATAGGGATGtgcttctcatcattttgtTGG CATGTTGAAGACCACCATCTTTACTCATTAAATTACTTGCATTGGGGTGCTCCCAAGATATGGTATGGAATTGCCGGAAGAGATGCCTTGAAGTTGGAGGCTGCCATGAAGAAACATCTGTTGTGTTTGTTTGAAGAACAGCCCAACTTGCTTTACAAACTC GCTACTCAATTTTCCCCAACCCTGTTGAAAATGGAGGGTGTCCCCATTTATCGTTGTGTTCAGAATTCTGGAGAATTTGTTCTCACTTTTCCCCGAGCATATCACTCGGGATTAAGCTGTGGGTTTAACTGTGCAGAGGCTGTAAATGTTGCTCCTTTTGATTGGTTGCCACATGGGCATTGTGCTATTGAACTTTATCGTGAACAACAAAGGAAGATATCAATATCTCATGATAAATTATTGTTAGGGGCTGCAGCAGAAGCAGTTCGGGCTCAATGGGACGTTTTATTAGTGGCGAAGGACATTGCAGATAATTCAATATGGAAGGATGCTTGTGGATTGGATGGTATCCTTGTTAAGGCACTTAAG GCCCGTATTGAACTTGAACGTTTAGCAAGGGAATATCTTTGCAGTGCATCTCGGTCTGGGAAAATGACTGATGTCTTCATTGCCAACAAGGAAAGGGAATGTGTTGTGTGCCATTATGATTTGTATCTTTCTGTGGTTGGCTGTCCATGTTCTCCGGACAGATTTGCATGTCTGATACATGCAAAGGAGTTATGCTCATGTGCTTGGAAAACAAGGTTTTTCCTTTTCCGCTACGAGATCAGTGAACTGAATGTGCTGCTTGATGCCTTGGTAGGCAAATTGAGTGCAATTCATAGATGGGGAAGTTCACAACTTGGACTGAGTGCTGTATCCAAGCCTTTTGTTATTGATCCATTACGTAGAATAAAAGGAATGAACGAAAAACCAGTAACTGAAGGTAGTTCAACCGGCAGTCAGTTGTCTGATAAGACTTTTATGATGCAAGCTGATTCATTGGAAGAACCAAAAAGGAAAGTATACAGAGCACTTAGCTCAGGTGATTCAACTGTCGCAGTTGGGGCCCACTCACTTTCCTGCCAGCATCCTGAGTCAGTTGTGGAGAAGCCGTGCCCTCAGAGCAGGTCCATGACTGGAGTAGTGGAAGATCAGATCATACAGGCAACAGGACGGAGTTCAGATCTGAAATCATCTGGCCTGAATCTACATTTTCAAGAAG TACACAGGAAAGTACCAGCAGCTGAGGGTATTATAATATTAAGTgacgatgaagatgaaggagatAATGAAGTACTCTCAAgtgttacaaagaaagagtgGAAAAGTCTTGAAGCTCCTGCCAGACTTCCAAGGCTTTACAAGGTAACTTCTAGTGGTTCTGAAGGGGTCAACATTAATCAAATCCCGAAGTCCACTGCATCTGAAGTAAGCCTAAATGTTCGTGACTCTCTACCCAATCAACATATAGTTGACAGACACTCAACCTCGATTTTCTTGGCAGCAAGAGATCATCAAAATGGGGCAACACAACCGGAGGAACTATCAAACCTAAACAATCCAGAAATTCTTAGAAGCTTAAATCAAACTAGATCTCATATGAAGCCCGTGACGACACACAATCAGGAACATGCTTCACATGCTGCTCTTATTAGTGATGCAACTGAGGAGGACATTGTGAATATTGTAGGTGAGTCGGATAAAGCCGagatttcttgttttcttcactGTGTTGGGGAAGGCGAGAGAGTTTCACTTGAAGGAAAGGAATCTGAGAGTTCAAGCACATCCATTCTGCCAAGTGGTCTCAACAGAGGCAATCATCTTGTGAAGGACTCTTGTATGGCTGAGGTGTTGCCTAGGATAAATTGTAATGTCAAACCTTTGGAATATGGTGTTGTAATGTCAGGGAAGCTATGGTCTTCCAGTCAATCGATATTCCCTAAAG GTTATAGAAGCAGAGTTCAGTACTTGAACATATTAGATCCAACACAAATGTGCGATTATATCTCTGAAATTCTGGATGCTGGACTGCTTGGACCTCTATTCATG GTTACACTTGAGCAATGTCCAAGTGAGGTATTCATTCATGTTTCTGCAAGTAAATGCTGGGAATTGGTTAGAGAAAGGGTGAATAGTGAAATTAGTAGACAGCGAATCATGGGAAGATTTAACTTGTCCTCCCTGGAGCCTCTGGAGTCCATTGATGGTCTCAAGATGTTTGGTTTAACCTCACCGGATATCATTCAG GCCATTGAGGCGAGAGATCACGAACATGTCTGCACAAAGTACTGGCAATCCAAGGCATCAAGACGGTTAATATCCAGGGAGTATGAACATAGTCATGACAGAGAAGAGAGCAGCCAAAGCCCATCTCTGCCTTCAGGCAATAATGTGGTCCTCACAGGTTTATTCAAAAAAGCAAACCCTGAGGAGCTTGATGTTTTGTTCTGTTTAATCAATGGTATTGGTGATGGTATCTCGGACCCTCATAAACAAGAAGCAGTTAAACTCCTGATCAAAGAAATTAGAGGCCGTTCTAGATGA
- the LOC120252756 gene encoding lysine-specific demethylase JMJ703-like isoform X4 translates to MQADQFLMKLLCFILLKRFLMLYILEFKDLFKYISSIRLSAEPYGICRIVPPPSWRPPCPLKEKNVWENSKFPTHIQQLHKLQNHDSAKTICRDHSTVRKKRQKLWKSGAKFWHTSGNNGNAIDVKKPDYHNDERFGFEAGPCFTLESFQRYADDFKEQYFRTEDEDIDLGSRQWEPSVANIEGEYWRIVESPTEEIEVLYGSELDTGDFGSGFPKSSFASVESQVDERYLKSSWNLNNSPRLPGSVLSYENESISGILVPWLYIGMCFSSFCWHVEDHHLYSLNYLHWGAPKIWYGIAGRDALKLEAAMKKHLLCLFEEQPNLLYKLATQFSPTLLKMEGVPIYRCVQNSGEFVLTFPRAYHSGLSCGFNCAEAVNVAPFDWLPHGHCAIELYREQQRKISISHDKLLLGAAAEAVRAQWDVLLVAKDIADNSIWKDACGLDGILVKALKARIELERLAREYLCSASRSGKMTDVFIANKERECVVCHYDLYLSVVGCPCSPDRFACLIHAKELCSCAWKTRFFLFRYEISELNVLLDALVGKLSAIHRWGSSQLGLSAVSKPFVIDPLRRIKGMNEKPVTEGSSTGSQLSDKTFMMQADSLEEPKRKVYRALSSGDSTVAVGAHSLSCQHPESVVEKPCPQSRSMTGVVEDQIIQATGRSSDLKSSGLNLHFQEVHRKVPAAEGIIILSDDEDEGDNEVLSSVTKKEWKSLEAPARLPRLYKVTSSGSEGVNINQIPKSTASEVSLNVRDSLPNQHIVDRHSTSIFLAARDHQNGATQPEELSNLNNPEILRSLNQTRSHMKPVTTHNQEHASHAALISDATEEDIVNIVGESDKAEISCFLHCVGEGERVSLEGKESESSSTSILPSGLNRGNHLVKDSCMAEVLPRINCNVKPLEYGVVMSGKLWSSSQSIFPKGYRSRVQYLNILDPTQMCDYISEILDAGLLGPLFMVTLEQCPSEVFIHVSASKCWELVRERVNSEISRQRIMGRFNLSSLEPLESIDGLKMFGLTSPDIIQAIEARDHEHVCTKYWQSKASRRLISREYEHSHDREESSQSPSLPSGNNVVLTGLFKKANPEELDVLFCLINGIGDGISDPHKQEAVKLLIKEIRGRSR, encoded by the exons ATGCAAGCAGACCAATTCTTGATGAAGCTCCTGTGTTTTATCCTACTGAAGAGGTTcctcatgttatatatattg GAGTTCaaagatttatttaaatatatttcaagcATAAGGCTATCTGCAGAGCCATATGGAATATGCCGTATTGTCCCTCCCCCATCCTGGAGGCCTCCTTGTCCtctcaaggaaaaaaatgtaTGGGAAAATTCAAAGTTTCCTACTCACATTCAGCAATTGCATAAACTTCAAAATCATGATTCTGCAAAGACAATCTGCAGAGATCATAGCACTGTGAGGAAAAAAAGGCAAAAGCTCTGGAAATCTGGTGCAAAATTCTGGCACACTAGTGGAAATAATGGAAATGCTATTGATGTTAAAAAGCCTGATTACCATAATGATGAGAGGTTTGGCTTTGAAGCCGGTCCATGTTTTACTTTGGAATCGTTTCAGAGGTACGCAGATGACTTCAAGGAGCAATATTTTCGAACTGAGGATGAAGATATAGATCTGGGATCTAGGCAGTGGGAACCATCAGTAGCAAATATTGAGGGTGAGTATTGGCGGATAGTTGAAAGTCCAACAGAAGAAATTGAG GTTCTCTATGGCTCTGAGCTGGATACAGGAGATTTTGGCAGTGGTTTTCCTAAATCATCTTTTGCTTCTGTGGAATCCCAAGTGGATGAACGGTATTTGAAGTCAAGCTGGAACTTAAACAATTCCCCCCGGCTTCCTGGCTCTGTCCTCTCTTATGAAAATGAAAGCATTTCTGGTATTTTAGTTCCTTGGTTGTACATAGGGATGtgcttctcatcattttgtTGG CATGTTGAAGACCACCATCTTTACTCATTAAATTACTTGCATTGGGGTGCTCCCAAGATATGGTATGGAATTGCCGGAAGAGATGCCTTGAAGTTGGAGGCTGCCATGAAGAAACATCTGTTGTGTTTGTTTGAAGAACAGCCCAACTTGCTTTACAAACTC GCTACTCAATTTTCCCCAACCCTGTTGAAAATGGAGGGTGTCCCCATTTATCGTTGTGTTCAGAATTCTGGAGAATTTGTTCTCACTTTTCCCCGAGCATATCACTCGGGATTAAGCTGTGGGTTTAACTGTGCAGAGGCTGTAAATGTTGCTCCTTTTGATTGGTTGCCACATGGGCATTGTGCTATTGAACTTTATCGTGAACAACAAAGGAAGATATCAATATCTCATGATAAATTATTGTTAGGGGCTGCAGCAGAAGCAGTTCGGGCTCAATGGGACGTTTTATTAGTGGCGAAGGACATTGCAGATAATTCAATATGGAAGGATGCTTGTGGATTGGATGGTATCCTTGTTAAGGCACTTAAG GCCCGTATTGAACTTGAACGTTTAGCAAGGGAATATCTTTGCAGTGCATCTCGGTCTGGGAAAATGACTGATGTCTTCATTGCCAACAAGGAAAGGGAATGTGTTGTGTGCCATTATGATTTGTATCTTTCTGTGGTTGGCTGTCCATGTTCTCCGGACAGATTTGCATGTCTGATACATGCAAAGGAGTTATGCTCATGTGCTTGGAAAACAAGGTTTTTCCTTTTCCGCTACGAGATCAGTGAACTGAATGTGCTGCTTGATGCCTTGGTAGGCAAATTGAGTGCAATTCATAGATGGGGAAGTTCACAACTTGGACTGAGTGCTGTATCCAAGCCTTTTGTTATTGATCCATTACGTAGAATAAAAGGAATGAACGAAAAACCAGTAACTGAAGGTAGTTCAACCGGCAGTCAGTTGTCTGATAAGACTTTTATGATGCAAGCTGATTCATTGGAAGAACCAAAAAGGAAAGTATACAGAGCACTTAGCTCAGGTGATTCAACTGTCGCAGTTGGGGCCCACTCACTTTCCTGCCAGCATCCTGAGTCAGTTGTGGAGAAGCCGTGCCCTCAGAGCAGGTCCATGACTGGAGTAGTGGAAGATCAGATCATACAGGCAACAGGACGGAGTTCAGATCTGAAATCATCTGGCCTGAATCTACATTTTCAAGAAG TACACAGGAAAGTACCAGCAGCTGAGGGTATTATAATATTAAGTgacgatgaagatgaaggagatAATGAAGTACTCTCAAgtgttacaaagaaagagtgGAAAAGTCTTGAAGCTCCTGCCAGACTTCCAAGGCTTTACAAGGTAACTTCTAGTGGTTCTGAAGGGGTCAACATTAATCAAATCCCGAAGTCCACTGCATCTGAAGTAAGCCTAAATGTTCGTGACTCTCTACCCAATCAACATATAGTTGACAGACACTCAACCTCGATTTTCTTGGCAGCAAGAGATCATCAAAATGGGGCAACACAACCGGAGGAACTATCAAACCTAAACAATCCAGAAATTCTTAGAAGCTTAAATCAAACTAGATCTCATATGAAGCCCGTGACGACACACAATCAGGAACATGCTTCACATGCTGCTCTTATTAGTGATGCAACTGAGGAGGACATTGTGAATATTGTAGGTGAGTCGGATAAAGCCGagatttcttgttttcttcactGTGTTGGGGAAGGCGAGAGAGTTTCACTTGAAGGAAAGGAATCTGAGAGTTCAAGCACATCCATTCTGCCAAGTGGTCTCAACAGAGGCAATCATCTTGTGAAGGACTCTTGTATGGCTGAGGTGTTGCCTAGGATAAATTGTAATGTCAAACCTTTGGAATATGGTGTTGTAATGTCAGGGAAGCTATGGTCTTCCAGTCAATCGATATTCCCTAAAG GTTATAGAAGCAGAGTTCAGTACTTGAACATATTAGATCCAACACAAATGTGCGATTATATCTCTGAAATTCTGGATGCTGGACTGCTTGGACCTCTATTCATG GTTACACTTGAGCAATGTCCAAGTGAGGTATTCATTCATGTTTCTGCAAGTAAATGCTGGGAATTGGTTAGAGAAAGGGTGAATAGTGAAATTAGTAGACAGCGAATCATGGGAAGATTTAACTTGTCCTCCCTGGAGCCTCTGGAGTCCATTGATGGTCTCAAGATGTTTGGTTTAACCTCACCGGATATCATTCAG GCCATTGAGGCGAGAGATCACGAACATGTCTGCACAAAGTACTGGCAATCCAAGGCATCAAGACGGTTAATATCCAGGGAGTATGAACATAGTCATGACAGAGAAGAGAGCAGCCAAAGCCCATCTCTGCCTTCAGGCAATAATGTGGTCCTCACAGGTTTATTCAAAAAAGCAAACCCTGAGGAGCTTGATGTTTTGTTCTGTTTAATCAATGGTATTGGTGATGGTATCTCGGACCCTCATAAACAAGAAGCAGTTAAACTCCTGATCAAAGAAATTAGAGGCCGTTCTAGATGA
- the LOC120252756 gene encoding lysine-specific demethylase JMJ703-like isoform X5: MEYAVLSLPHPGGLLVLSRKKIDHSTVRKKRQKLWKSGAKFWHTSGNNGNAIDVKKPDYHNDERFGFEAGPCFTLESFQRYADDFKEQYFRTEDEDIDLGSRQWEPSVANIEGEYWRIVESPTEEIEVLYGSELDTGDFGSGFPKSSFASVESQVDERYLKSSWNLNNSPRLPGSVLSYENESISGILVPWLYIGMCFSSFCWHVEDHHLYSLNYLHWGAPKIWYGIAGRDALKLEAAMKKHLLCLFEEQPNLLYKLATQFSPTLLKMEGVPIYRCVQNSGEFVLTFPRAYHSGLSCGFNCAEAVNVAPFDWLPHGHCAIELYREQQRKISISHDKLLLGAAAEAVRAQWDVLLVAKDIADNSIWKDACGLDGILVKALKARIELERLAREYLCSASRSGKMTDVFIANKERECVVCHYDLYLSVVGCPCSPDRFACLIHAKELCSCAWKTRFFLFRYEISELNVLLDALVGKLSAIHRWGSSQLGLSAVSKPFVIDPLRRIKGMNEKPVTEGSSTGSQLSDKTFMMQADSLEEPKRKVYRALSSGDSTVAVGAHSLSCQHPESVVEKPCPQSRSMTGVVEDQIIQATGRSSDLKSSGLNLHFQEVHRKVPAAEGIIILSDDEDEGDNEVLSSVTKKEWKSLEAPARLPRLYKVTSSGSEGVNINQIPKSTASEVSLNVRDSLPNQHIVDRHSTSIFLAARDHQNGATQPEELSNLNNPEILRSLNQTRSHMKPVTTHNQEHASHAALISDATEEDIVNIVGESDKAEISCFLHCVGEGERVSLEGKESESSSTSILPSGLNRGNHLVKDSCMAEVLPRINCNVKPLEYGVVMSGKLWSSSQSIFPKGYRSRVQYLNILDPTQMCDYISEILDAGLLGPLFMVTLEQCPSEVFIHVSASKCWELVRERVNSEISRQRIMGRFNLSSLEPLESIDGLKMFGLTSPDIIQAIEARDHEHVCTKYWQSKASRRLISREYEHSHDREESSQSPSLPSGNNVVLTGLFKKANPEELDVLFCLINGIGDGISDPHKQEAVKLLIKEIRGRSR; the protein is encoded by the exons ATGGAATATGCCGTATTGTCCCTCCCCCATCCTGGAGGCCTCCTTGTCCtctcaaggaaaaaaat AGATCATAGCACTGTGAGGAAAAAAAGGCAAAAGCTCTGGAAATCTGGTGCAAAATTCTGGCACACTAGTGGAAATAATGGAAATGCTATTGATGTTAAAAAGCCTGATTACCATAATGATGAGAGGTTTGGCTTTGAAGCCGGTCCATGTTTTACTTTGGAATCGTTTCAGAGGTACGCAGATGACTTCAAGGAGCAATATTTTCGAACTGAGGATGAAGATATAGATCTGGGATCTAGGCAGTGGGAACCATCAGTAGCAAATATTGAGGGTGAGTATTGGCGGATAGTTGAAAGTCCAACAGAAGAAATTGAG GTTCTCTATGGCTCTGAGCTGGATACAGGAGATTTTGGCAGTGGTTTTCCTAAATCATCTTTTGCTTCTGTGGAATCCCAAGTGGATGAACGGTATTTGAAGTCAAGCTGGAACTTAAACAATTCCCCCCGGCTTCCTGGCTCTGTCCTCTCTTATGAAAATGAAAGCATTTCTGGTATTTTAGTTCCTTGGTTGTACATAGGGATGtgcttctcatcattttgtTGG CATGTTGAAGACCACCATCTTTACTCATTAAATTACTTGCATTGGGGTGCTCCCAAGATATGGTATGGAATTGCCGGAAGAGATGCCTTGAAGTTGGAGGCTGCCATGAAGAAACATCTGTTGTGTTTGTTTGAAGAACAGCCCAACTTGCTTTACAAACTC GCTACTCAATTTTCCCCAACCCTGTTGAAAATGGAGGGTGTCCCCATTTATCGTTGTGTTCAGAATTCTGGAGAATTTGTTCTCACTTTTCCCCGAGCATATCACTCGGGATTAAGCTGTGGGTTTAACTGTGCAGAGGCTGTAAATGTTGCTCCTTTTGATTGGTTGCCACATGGGCATTGTGCTATTGAACTTTATCGTGAACAACAAAGGAAGATATCAATATCTCATGATAAATTATTGTTAGGGGCTGCAGCAGAAGCAGTTCGGGCTCAATGGGACGTTTTATTAGTGGCGAAGGACATTGCAGATAATTCAATATGGAAGGATGCTTGTGGATTGGATGGTATCCTTGTTAAGGCACTTAAG GCCCGTATTGAACTTGAACGTTTAGCAAGGGAATATCTTTGCAGTGCATCTCGGTCTGGGAAAATGACTGATGTCTTCATTGCCAACAAGGAAAGGGAATGTGTTGTGTGCCATTATGATTTGTATCTTTCTGTGGTTGGCTGTCCATGTTCTCCGGACAGATTTGCATGTCTGATACATGCAAAGGAGTTATGCTCATGTGCTTGGAAAACAAGGTTTTTCCTTTTCCGCTACGAGATCAGTGAACTGAATGTGCTGCTTGATGCCTTGGTAGGCAAATTGAGTGCAATTCATAGATGGGGAAGTTCACAACTTGGACTGAGTGCTGTATCCAAGCCTTTTGTTATTGATCCATTACGTAGAATAAAAGGAATGAACGAAAAACCAGTAACTGAAGGTAGTTCAACCGGCAGTCAGTTGTCTGATAAGACTTTTATGATGCAAGCTGATTCATTGGAAGAACCAAAAAGGAAAGTATACAGAGCACTTAGCTCAGGTGATTCAACTGTCGCAGTTGGGGCCCACTCACTTTCCTGCCAGCATCCTGAGTCAGTTGTGGAGAAGCCGTGCCCTCAGAGCAGGTCCATGACTGGAGTAGTGGAAGATCAGATCATACAGGCAACAGGACGGAGTTCAGATCTGAAATCATCTGGCCTGAATCTACATTTTCAAGAAG TACACAGGAAAGTACCAGCAGCTGAGGGTATTATAATATTAAGTgacgatgaagatgaaggagatAATGAAGTACTCTCAAgtgttacaaagaaagagtgGAAAAGTCTTGAAGCTCCTGCCAGACTTCCAAGGCTTTACAAGGTAACTTCTAGTGGTTCTGAAGGGGTCAACATTAATCAAATCCCGAAGTCCACTGCATCTGAAGTAAGCCTAAATGTTCGTGACTCTCTACCCAATCAACATATAGTTGACAGACACTCAACCTCGATTTTCTTGGCAGCAAGAGATCATCAAAATGGGGCAACACAACCGGAGGAACTATCAAACCTAAACAATCCAGAAATTCTTAGAAGCTTAAATCAAACTAGATCTCATATGAAGCCCGTGACGACACACAATCAGGAACATGCTTCACATGCTGCTCTTATTAGTGATGCAACTGAGGAGGACATTGTGAATATTGTAGGTGAGTCGGATAAAGCCGagatttcttgttttcttcactGTGTTGGGGAAGGCGAGAGAGTTTCACTTGAAGGAAAGGAATCTGAGAGTTCAAGCACATCCATTCTGCCAAGTGGTCTCAACAGAGGCAATCATCTTGTGAAGGACTCTTGTATGGCTGAGGTGTTGCCTAGGATAAATTGTAATGTCAAACCTTTGGAATATGGTGTTGTAATGTCAGGGAAGCTATGGTCTTCCAGTCAATCGATATTCCCTAAAG GTTATAGAAGCAGAGTTCAGTACTTGAACATATTAGATCCAACACAAATGTGCGATTATATCTCTGAAATTCTGGATGCTGGACTGCTTGGACCTCTATTCATG GTTACACTTGAGCAATGTCCAAGTGAGGTATTCATTCATGTTTCTGCAAGTAAATGCTGGGAATTGGTTAGAGAAAGGGTGAATAGTGAAATTAGTAGACAGCGAATCATGGGAAGATTTAACTTGTCCTCCCTGGAGCCTCTGGAGTCCATTGATGGTCTCAAGATGTTTGGTTTAACCTCACCGGATATCATTCAG GCCATTGAGGCGAGAGATCACGAACATGTCTGCACAAAGTACTGGCAATCCAAGGCATCAAGACGGTTAATATCCAGGGAGTATGAACATAGTCATGACAGAGAAGAGAGCAGCCAAAGCCCATCTCTGCCTTCAGGCAATAATGTGGTCCTCACAGGTTTATTCAAAAAAGCAAACCCTGAGGAGCTTGATGTTTTGTTCTGTTTAATCAATGGTATTGGTGATGGTATCTCGGACCCTCATAAACAAGAAGCAGTTAAACTCCTGATCAAAGAAATTAGAGGCCGTTCTAGATGA